The following coding sequences lie in one Rutidosis leptorrhynchoides isolate AG116_Rl617_1_P2 chromosome 4, CSIRO_AGI_Rlap_v1, whole genome shotgun sequence genomic window:
- the LOC139840070 gene encoding glutathione S-transferase DHAR2-like translates to MAIEICVKAAAGAPDVLGDCPFCQRVVMTLEEKKVPYSTHLINLESKPEWFVEVNPEGKVPVIKIDDEKWISDSDVIVGLIEDKYPEPSLSTPPELTSVGSKIFPKFVAFLKSKDENDGTEQALLDELKALDEHLKSNGPYINGDKITAVDLGLAPKLYHLKVALGHFKKWTVPESLAHVHNYIKSLFSLPSFEKTKPPKEEYVIAGWAPKVNA, encoded by the exons ATGGCGATTGAGATCTGCGTCAAAGCTGCTGCTGGTGCACCTGATGTTCTTGGAGACT GTCCATTTTGCCAAAGGGTTGTTATGACTCTTGAAGAGAAGAAAGTGCCATACAGTACCCATCTTATTAATCTTGAGAGCAAACCTGAATG GTTTGTTGAAGTGAACCCAGAAGGGAAAGTTCCTGTGATAAAAATTGATGATGAGAAATGGATATCTGATTCTGATGTAATTGTGGGTCTTATTGAAGACAAGTATCCTGAACCTTCTCTTTCAACTCCTCCTGAGCTTACCTCTGT GGGGTCAAAGATTTTCCCCAAGTTTGTTGCATTTTTAAAGAGCAAAGACGAGAACGATGGGACGGAGCAAGCTTTGCTTGATGAGTTGAAGGCGTTGGATGAACATCTCAAGAGTAAC GGGCCTTATATAAATGGAGACAAAATTACGGCAGTTGATTTGGGTTTGGCACCAAAGCTCTATCACCTTAAGGTGGCTCTTGGTCATTTTAAGAAATGGACTGTTCCTGAGAGTCTGGCTCATGTGCATAACTACATAAAG TCACTCTTTTCTCTACCGTCATTTGAGAAAACCAAACCTCCTAAAGAAGAATATGTTATCGCTGGATGGGCCCCAAAGGTTAACGCATGA